From one Phorcysia thermohydrogeniphila genomic stretch:
- the nadB gene encoding L-aspartate oxidase has product MKSLLDIDTLDLPSKEYDAVVVGSGAAGLFCAIRLSLVGLKVCVITKSTADAGSTSLAQGGIAAALPMEDSPDLHFSDTVKAGAGLVKTKMARILAEEGVKRIIDLIRMGVRFETDERGLLRFTREAAHSVARVIHYKDKTGEEIERALLQNYSGDLIENAQLKELIVKDNRCYGVIYEKDGKLRAIYAPVVAIATGGAAGLYLKNTNPPTSTGDGIAIALRYGAKLEDLEFVQFHPTAFCDDSDCFLISEAVRGEGAIIVDEHGRRFMGDYHHLWELAPRDVVTRAIETQRRITGGNIYLDFRPIEEKGIDVYERFPTITQKLKEKGLDPKKDLIPITPVAHYYIGGIAVDSFGRTTIKGLFAIGEASCTGVHGANRLASNSLLECIVFGDRAAYGMYRDWSYLRYSFAEVRVKYRRWAPKNSKTFSLEDVKETMWNNVGIVRSAKSLTKAIDRLSEIVNSDSDWIVRNSAILGLAIAISAMRREESRGGHFRSDFPYEREEFRKHSEFTLSDLERLI; this is encoded by the coding sequence ATGAAAAGCCTTCTGGATATAGATACTCTTGATTTGCCCTCTAAGGAGTACGATGCTGTAGTTGTTGGAAGTGGTGCAGCAGGTCTATTCTGTGCTATAAGGCTTTCTTTAGTAGGCCTTAAGGTGTGCGTAATAACTAAGTCTACTGCCGATGCAGGCTCAACCTCCCTTGCTCAAGGAGGCATAGCTGCTGCGCTACCTATGGAGGACTCTCCTGACCTTCACTTTAGCGATACGGTGAAAGCAGGGGCTGGCCTTGTTAAAACGAAGATGGCCAGAATTCTTGCTGAGGAGGGAGTGAAGAGAATCATAGACCTTATCCGTATGGGAGTTCGCTTTGAGACCGATGAGAGGGGGCTCCTTAGGTTTACGAGGGAGGCTGCCCACTCGGTTGCGAGGGTTATCCACTATAAGGATAAAACTGGAGAGGAGATAGAGAGAGCTCTCCTCCAGAATTACTCGGGCGACCTGATAGAGAACGCCCAGCTTAAGGAGTTAATAGTAAAGGACAACCGCTGTTACGGTGTTATTTACGAGAAAGATGGGAAGCTCCGGGCAATTTACGCTCCCGTTGTTGCAATAGCTACAGGTGGAGCTGCTGGACTTTACCTTAAGAACACCAACCCTCCAACGTCAACTGGTGACGGTATTGCCATTGCCCTCAGGTATGGAGCAAAGCTTGAGGACCTTGAGTTTGTCCAGTTCCACCCGACAGCCTTCTGTGATGATTCAGACTGTTTCCTCATTTCTGAAGCTGTAAGGGGAGAAGGAGCGATAATCGTTGACGAGCACGGAAGGCGTTTTATGGGGGATTACCACCACCTCTGGGAGCTTGCCCCAAGGGACGTTGTAACGAGGGCTATAGAAACCCAGAGGAGGATAACCGGTGGAAACATCTACTTAGACTTTCGTCCCATTGAGGAGAAGGGTATAGACGTTTATGAAAGGTTTCCAACTATAACTCAGAAGCTCAAAGAAAAGGGACTTGACCCAAAGAAGGATCTTATTCCCATAACACCGGTTGCCCACTACTATATAGGTGGAATAGCCGTTGACAGCTTTGGAAGGACAACCATTAAGGGGCTCTTTGCCATAGGAGAGGCCTCCTGTACCGGAGTTCACGGTGCAAACAGGCTGGCGAGTAACTCCCTCCTTGAGTGTATAGTCTTTGGGGATAGGGCTGCTTATGGGATGTACAGGGACTGGAGTTACTTAAGGTACAGCTTTGCTGAGGTAAGGGTAAAGTACCGTAGGTGGGCTCCCAAAAATAGTAAAACCTTTTCCCTTGAGGACGTGAAAGAAACTATGTGGAATAACGTAGGAATTGTGAGAAGCGCAAAGTCCCTAACTAAGGCTATAGACAGGCTCTCTGAAATTGTAAACTCAGACTCAGACTGGATAGTGAGAAATAGCGCCATTCTCGGCTTGGCAATCGCCATAAGCGCAATGAGGAGGGAAGAAAGTAGAGGTGGACACTTTAGGAGTGACTTCCCTTACGAGAGGGAGGAGTTCAGAAAGCACAGTGAGTTTACCCTGAGTGACCTTGAAAGGCTGATATAA
- a CDS encoding septal ring lytic transglycosylase RlpA family protein, whose translation MRILILLLLLSFTLQSCGKKVLVFEPKKCSYTYRVKGKTYCVRRSSTGYVEVGIASWYGPGFHGKRTASGEFYNMYKLTAAHKTLPLGTYVRVINLENGKSVVVKINDRGPFVPGRIIDLSYAAAKRIGMLSKGTARVKIIALGRRVDHRYRQENYEKGRFYVQVGAFKNKLNAYRFKHKLLRKYGIKAKVVKLEGYYRVLAGPIFTYSAAEAYRKKLKRLGLRGSFIIRY comes from the coding sequence ATGAGGATTCTGATTTTGCTCCTGCTTCTTTCCTTTACGTTGCAGAGTTGCGGTAAAAAGGTTTTGGTCTTTGAACCGAAAAAGTGCAGTTACACTTACAGGGTAAAGGGGAAGACCTACTGCGTAAGGAGGAGCTCCACCGGCTACGTTGAGGTGGGTATAGCCTCTTGGTATGGACCGGGATTCCACGGTAAGAGGACTGCAAGCGGTGAGTTCTACAACATGTACAAGCTGACGGCAGCCCACAAGACGTTACCTTTGGGAACTTACGTTAGGGTGATAAACCTTGAGAATGGAAAAAGCGTAGTGGTAAAGATAAACGATAGAGGGCCTTTTGTTCCGGGTAGAATCATAGACCTTTCTTACGCTGCAGCTAAAAGAATTGGAATGCTGAGTAAAGGAACTGCAAGGGTCAAAATTATCGCCCTTGGAAGGAGAGTTGACCACCGTTATAGGCAGGAGAATTACGAAAAGGGAAGGTTCTACGTTCAGGTTGGAGCTTTTAAGAACAAGCTCAACGCCTACAGGTTTAAACACAAACTTTTGAGGAAGTACGGAATAAAGGCAAAGGTTGTGAAGCTTGAAGGTTACTACAGGGTTCTTGCCGGTCCCATTTTTACTTACTCTGCTGCCGAAGCGTATAGGAAAAAGCTTAAAAGGCTTGGACTAAGAGGCTCTTTCATTATTAGGTATTAG
- a CDS encoding class II fructose-bisphosphate aldolase — MEKFTCSELKEALKGIVEVGKDRVKVLDEQKVRDELIDRLVYTAVFGDEKEKACCRWLIRALALELDIVPASIHDLYVNGMAKEELGRWFTVPAMNIRGMTYDVMRQIFKIAVQEDMGAFILEIAKSEIGYTDQRPAEYTACTLAAAIKEGYRGPVFIQGDHFQFNAKKYAEDPEKELEAIKALTKEAIEADFYNIDIDPSTLVDYSKETLKEQQYHNYVNTAKMTAFIREIEPEGVTISVGGEIGHIGGKNSTPEEFEAFMEGYLEELKKLGDFAGISKISVQTGTEHGGVPLPDGSIAKVKLDFSVLEKIGEVARKKYSMAGAVQHGASTLPDELFHKFPEVKTAEIHLATGFQNIIYDHLPEDFKQEIYNWLKTELKNEWKEGWTEEQFIYKTRKKAFGKFKKEFWDLPADVKEKIMESLEKKFRFLFEQLGVYGTKEVVEKYVKPVKIYKERPY, encoded by the coding sequence ATGGAAAAGTTTACCTGCAGTGAGCTCAAAGAGGCTTTAAAGGGTATTGTAGAAGTAGGGAAAGACAGAGTTAAGGTTCTTGACGAGCAGAAAGTTAGAGACGAACTCATAGATAGGCTTGTTTATACTGCCGTTTTTGGAGATGAAAAAGAGAAGGCGTGCTGCAGGTGGCTCATTAGAGCTCTCGCCCTTGAGCTTGACATCGTTCCTGCCTCCATCCACGACCTCTACGTTAACGGAATGGCAAAAGAGGAGCTCGGTCGCTGGTTTACCGTTCCTGCAATGAACATCCGTGGAATGACCTACGACGTTATGAGGCAGATTTTCAAAATCGCCGTTCAGGAGGACATGGGAGCATTCATCCTTGAGATTGCAAAGTCAGAAATCGGTTACACAGACCAAAGGCCTGCCGAGTATACAGCCTGCACCCTCGCTGCTGCAATAAAGGAGGGCTACAGGGGTCCCGTCTTCATTCAGGGAGACCACTTCCAGTTTAACGCCAAAAAGTACGCAGAAGACCCAGAAAAAGAGCTTGAGGCAATAAAAGCGCTCACAAAGGAAGCAATAGAGGCCGACTTCTACAACATTGACATAGACCCTTCAACCCTCGTTGACTACAGCAAGGAAACCCTCAAAGAACAGCAGTACCATAACTACGTAAACACAGCAAAAATGACAGCCTTTATCAGGGAGATTGAGCCAGAGGGAGTTACGATTTCGGTAGGTGGCGAAATCGGCCACATTGGAGGTAAGAACTCCACTCCTGAAGAGTTTGAAGCCTTTATGGAAGGTTACCTTGAAGAGCTCAAGAAACTTGGTGACTTTGCAGGCATAAGCAAGATAAGCGTTCAGACGGGAACTGAGCACGGAGGAGTTCCACTTCCAGACGGTAGCATCGCAAAAGTAAAGCTTGACTTTTCCGTCCTTGAGAAAATTGGAGAGGTAGCAAGGAAGAAGTACTCAATGGCTGGAGCTGTCCAGCACGGAGCATCTACCCTTCCAGATGAGCTCTTCCACAAGTTCCCAGAGGTGAAAACAGCAGAAATTCACCTTGCAACAGGCTTCCAGAACATAATCTACGACCACCTTCCTGAGGACTTTAAGCAGGAAATTTACAACTGGCTCAAGACAGAACTTAAGAATGAGTGGAAGGAAGGCTGGACAGAGGAGCAGTTCATCTACAAGACGAGAAAGAAGGCCTTTGGAAAGTTCAAGAAGGAATTCTGGGACCTACCTGCCGACGTTAAAGAGAAGATTATGGAGTCCCTAGAGAAGAAGTTCCGCTTCCTCTTTGAACAGCTTGGCGTTTATGGAACTAAGGAAGTTGTTGAAAAGTACGTTAAGCCTGTTAAGATTTACAAGGAAAGACCCTACTAA